In Rhodovulum sulfidophilum DSM 1374, the following are encoded in one genomic region:
- a CDS encoding ABC transporter permease has protein sequence MGAGRFLPLIAFAFLAALCGVLFPLTDAAMTGAPLVPPGWPHLLGTSPLGQDNLIRALRAAPASIGIGLVAGGGTVLVALVYGYAVASAPGWAGRVMLRISDLMLALPDMVLMMLIASYARPGPAGLALILIAFSWPSDIRPVAAMVRRERARDSFYLAQSFGAGAGYLLRRHALPPMLPVLAAMAVMNSRRAVMHAAGLAFLGLANPAIPSWGSMLAEALTQLQHPGILWLVAPPALFLTGFVLVLGRIGLAAERDRSAPETTETAPC, from the coding sequence ATGGGAGCGGGACGTTTTCTTCCCCTGATCGCCTTCGCGTTCCTGGCCGCCCTTTGCGGGGTGCTGTTCCCACTGACCGATGCCGCGATGACCGGCGCGCCGCTGGTGCCCCCGGGCTGGCCGCATCTTCTGGGCACGAGCCCCCTGGGCCAGGACAACCTGATCCGCGCGCTCCGCGCGGCGCCGGCCAGCATCGGAATCGGGCTCGTCGCGGGCGGCGGCACGGTTCTGGTGGCGCTGGTCTACGGCTATGCGGTGGCGAGCGCACCCGGCTGGGCGGGCCGGGTGATGCTGCGGATCAGCGACCTGATGCTGGCGCTGCCCGACATGGTGCTGATGATGCTGATCGCGAGCTATGCACGCCCCGGCCCGGCGGGCCTTGCTCTGATCCTGATCGCCTTTTCCTGGCCCTCGGATATCCGGCCCGTGGCCGCCATGGTGCGCCGCGAACGCGCGCGCGACAGCTTCTATCTTGCGCAAAGCTTCGGCGCGGGGGCAGGTTACCTCCTGCGCCGCCACGCCCTGCCGCCGATGCTGCCGGTGCTGGCCGCAATGGCGGTGATGAACAGCCGCCGGGCGGTGATGCACGCGGCGGGGCTCGCCTTCCTGGGGCTTGCCAATCCTGCGATCCCGAGCTGGGGCAGCATGCTGGCCGAGGCGCTGACCCAGCTGCAACATCCCGGCATCCTGTGGCTGGTGGCGCCACCCGCGCTGTTCCTGACCGGCTTCGTTCTGGTGCTCGGCCGGATCGGCCTCGCGGCCGAGCGGGACCGCAGCGCTCCCGAAACCACGGAAACCGCCCCATGCTGA
- a CDS encoding ABC transporter permease, whose protein sequence is MTPAPVTAAPIPAAAQVLGRLAEYALTLGLLILLNYTALWALPGDPLMVLYDDLATGLNDAATQDRLREMHGLGHGYLEGLIRYAGRLAQGDLGHSIFHARPVAEVILPVLPWTALLVVSTAILSLALGPLLGIELALRDRHRASKPVLAGLAVLDGIPGFVKAIAILLVFSVWLGWLPVSGAESLIPAGTAPARALDIAHHAAAPILTLVASDLARFVYFGRAAGLRVIRRPMMAVAQGKSIRGAPLRLRYILANATPELIARTAMMLNGLLIGTVFVETVFAYPGLGSLLFEAVYTRDQALAQAILLPVGALVLTINLLADLAILAMLRRG, encoded by the coding sequence ATGACGCCCGCACCGGTCACGGCCGCCCCGATTCCGGCGGCCGCGCAGGTGCTGGGGCGCCTTGCGGAATATGCGCTTACGTTGGGGCTGTTGATCCTGCTGAACTACACCGCGCTCTGGGCGCTGCCGGGCGATCCCCTGATGGTGCTGTACGACGATCTGGCCACCGGGCTGAACGATGCCGCCACACAGGACCGCTTGCGCGAGATGCACGGGCTCGGACACGGCTATCTCGAGGGGCTGATCCGCTATGCCGGGCGGCTGGCGCAGGGCGATCTGGGCCATTCGATCTTTCACGCCCGCCCCGTGGCCGAAGTCATCCTGCCGGTTCTGCCCTGGACCGCGCTGCTGGTCGTCAGCACCGCGATCCTGTCGCTGGCGCTGGGGCCGCTGCTGGGGATCGAGCTGGCGCTGCGCGACCGCCACCGGGCGTCAAAGCCGGTTCTGGCGGGGCTTGCGGTGCTCGACGGCATCCCCGGCTTCGTCAAGGCCATCGCGATATTGCTGGTCTTTTCTGTCTGGCTGGGCTGGCTTCCGGTCTCGGGGGCGGAATCGCTGATCCCGGCCGGGACGGCCCCCGCCCGGGCGCTCGATATCGCCCATCACGCCGCTGCGCCGATCCTGACGCTGGTCGCGAGCGACCTGGCGCGCTTCGTCTATTTCGGCCGGGCGGCGGGCCTGCGGGTGATCCGGCGCCCGATGATGGCCGTGGCACAGGGCAAGAGCATTCGTGGCGCGCCCCTGCGCCTGCGCTACATCCTCGCCAATGCCACGCCCGAGTTGATCGCCCGCACCGCGATGATGCTGAACGGCCTGTTGATCGGCACGGTCTTTGTCGAGACGGTCTTCGCCTATCCGGGGCTCGGCAGTCTGTTGTTCGAGGCCGTCTATACCCGCGACCAGGCGCTGGCCCAGGCGATCCTGCTGCCCGTGGGAGCGCTGGTCCTGACCATCAACCTTCTGGCCGATCTGGCGATTCTGGCAATGCTGCGGCGGGGCTGA
- a CDS encoding TonB-dependent receptor domain-containing protein → MTFGATTLVPEARADADNYALGHILLGIEDADPDKEVIEADEVEARQPATLNELFATTPEISVSGGNRTAAQKVYVRGLEETNLNVTVDGAVQTGGQYRHSGNMGIDPFLLKRVEVEGGTASALSGPGALGGAIRYETKDAADLLLPGQTQGVMLRFGGQSNGNRLSTGLAVYGAPDERFSYLFYGSKQWADNYTDGRGEKVSYSGNDPLDGLVKLRFAPAEGHRIEFVNSYREDNGWRDRRMNFGLADDSETPEDQEATRRSTTLRYNYDPSDNALIDLTATIYDTENRILRKPEAGRRRGEGETRGADIRNRSALGDLTLTYGADYLRIHTRGKAEGDGWYSETGYNQGLYLQGDYEIDPHWHATAGLRYDKSWLTDLAGNDYRGDRLSPNAGLRYMPVEGLTIFASWAEAYRGIRPIPGMKLNLGAIDPDTDTGLDGEVARTTEIGVSYAGGVWRSGLSAYSTRISDYVLYGGQRGTPYKRSNGGDIELTGFTVRLGRDWGNLSGDISYNHSDTDFAGDPASPSSWGNGVAPQGDKIVLSLGYRMPRHDLRIGWTSTVVLAEDDLPESYTLSDKLPAYDVHDLSVVWRPRPNAEYSLALTNIFDEAYIDHATPPAGNAETLLYEEGRSIRLAATLRF, encoded by the coding sequence TTGACCTTCGGCGCAACCACCTTGGTTCCCGAAGCCCGCGCCGATGCCGACAACTATGCGCTGGGCCATATCCTGCTGGGGATCGAGGACGCGGACCCCGACAAAGAGGTGATCGAAGCCGACGAGGTCGAGGCCCGCCAGCCCGCCACCCTGAACGAGCTGTTCGCCACCACACCCGAGATCAGCGTCAGCGGCGGCAACCGCACGGCGGCGCAGAAAGTCTATGTGCGCGGCCTTGAAGAGACCAACCTGAACGTCACCGTGGACGGGGCGGTCCAGACCGGCGGCCAGTACCGGCACAGCGGCAACATGGGCATAGACCCGTTCCTGCTGAAACGGGTCGAGGTCGAGGGCGGCACGGCTTCGGCCCTGTCGGGACCCGGCGCCTTGGGCGGCGCGATCCGCTACGAGACCAAAGATGCCGCGGACTTGCTGTTGCCCGGCCAGACCCAGGGGGTGATGTTGCGGTTCGGCGGGCAGTCGAACGGCAACCGGTTGAGCACCGGGCTTGCGGTCTACGGCGCACCGGACGAGCGGTTCAGTTACCTCTTCTACGGCAGCAAACAATGGGCCGACAATTACACCGACGGGCGCGGCGAGAAGGTCAGCTATTCCGGCAACGACCCCCTCGACGGCCTGGTAAAGCTCCGCTTCGCGCCCGCCGAAGGACACCGGATCGAGTTCGTGAACAGCTATCGCGAAGACAATGGCTGGCGCGACCGGCGCATGAATTTCGGTCTGGCCGATGACAGCGAAACCCCCGAGGATCAGGAAGCCACCCGCCGATCGACCACCCTGCGCTACAACTATGATCCGTCCGACAACGCGCTGATCGACCTGACGGCCACCATCTACGACACCGAAAACCGTATCCTGCGCAAACCCGAGGCCGGACGCCGGAGGGGCGAGGGCGAGACCCGCGGCGCGGACATCCGCAACCGTTCCGCACTGGGCGACCTGACCCTGACCTACGGCGCCGACTACCTGCGCATCCACACCCGCGGCAAAGCCGAAGGCGATGGGTGGTATTCGGAAACCGGCTATAATCAAGGACTTTACCTTCAGGGCGATTACGAGATCGACCCCCACTGGCACGCGACCGCCGGACTGCGCTACGACAAGTCCTGGCTGACAGATCTGGCGGGCAACGACTATCGCGGCGACCGGCTCAGCCCCAATGCCGGGCTGCGCTACATGCCTGTCGAGGGCCTGACCATCTTTGCCAGCTGGGCCGAGGCCTATCGCGGCATTCGCCCGATTCCGGGGATGAAGCTGAACCTGGGCGCAATCGACCCCGATACCGACACCGGCCTTGACGGCGAAGTGGCGCGGACCACGGAAATCGGGGTATCCTACGCGGGCGGCGTCTGGCGGAGCGGGCTGTCGGCCTACAGCACTAGGATTTCCGATTACGTCCTTTATGGCGGCCAGCGGGGTACCCCCTACAAGCGCAGCAATGGCGGCGATATCGAGCTCACGGGCTTTACCGTGCGGCTGGGCCGCGACTGGGGCAACCTTTCGGGGGATATCAGCTACAACCACAGCGACACCGATTTCGCGGGAGACCCGGCCAGCCCGTCGAGCTGGGGCAACGGCGTCGCCCCCCAAGGCGACAAAATCGTTCTTTCCTTGGGCTACCGGATGCCGCGCCACGACCTGCGAATCGGCTGGACCAGCACCGTCGTGCTGGCCGAGGACGACCTGCCCGAGAGCTACACCCTGAGCGACAAGCTGCCCGCCTATGACGTCCACGACCTGTCCGTCGTCTGGCGTCCGCGCCCCAATGCCGAATACAGCCTGGCCCTGACGAACATCTTCGACGAGGCCTATATCGATCATGCCACCCCCCCGGCGGGTAACGCGGAGACGCTCCTTTACGAAGAGGGCCGCTCGATCCGCCTGGCCGCTACCTTGCGGTTCTGA
- a CDS encoding helix-turn-helix domain-containing protein — MPRPVAKRTASLLPNPSRLREIDGSADLVLMKPSYLGGGDCPGAHRHARGQFLFPRHGRFRVCIEGQSWLASSSQAVWIPAGALHCVRPLEDTEIHNAYLCPDICRTLPGEPTAMGVSPLLAELIAFGLTPAACSRGPDCGRVANDQGAAEARRLQQVVADQIRRAGDRPGLHVPTSEDARLAPVLRRVMDNPADNRPLEDWAETAHLSSRTLSRLFLRETGMTFGQWRQRVRIIEAISRLGEGQPVLTVALDLGYASQSAFTAMFRKMTGRTPSEIRARRRGA, encoded by the coding sequence ATGCCAAGACCTGTCGCGAAACGGACAGCTTCACTCCTGCCCAACCCGTCCCGCCTGCGCGAGATCGACGGCTCCGCCGATCTGGTCCTGATGAAGCCGTCCTATCTGGGCGGCGGCGACTGCCCAGGTGCCCACCGTCACGCGCGCGGGCAGTTCCTGTTTCCGCGGCATGGCCGGTTCCGGGTCTGCATCGAGGGACAGTCCTGGCTGGCGTCGTCCTCGCAGGCGGTGTGGATTCCGGCAGGCGCGCTCCATTGCGTGCGGCCGCTGGAAGATACCGAGATCCACAATGCCTATCTCTGCCCCGACATCTGCCGCACCCTGCCCGGCGAGCCCACGGCGATGGGGGTCTCGCCCCTGCTGGCGGAGTTGATCGCCTTCGGCCTGACGCCCGCCGCCTGTAGCAGAGGCCCGGACTGCGGCAGGGTTGCCAACGACCAGGGCGCGGCCGAGGCGCGGCGGCTGCAACAGGTAGTGGCCGACCAGATCCGGCGGGCGGGGGACAGGCCGGGCCTGCATGTGCCGACCAGCGAGGATGCAAGGCTGGCCCCGGTCCTGCGCCGGGTCATGGACAACCCGGCCGACAACCGCCCGCTGGAGGACTGGGCCGAGACAGCCCATCTTAGCTCGCGCACGCTCAGCCGGCTTTTCCTGCGCGAAACCGGCATGACCTTCGGCCAGTGGCGTCAGCGGGTCCGGATCATCGAGGCGATCTCGCGTCTGGGCGAGGGCCAGCCGGTGCTGACCGTGGCGCTGGATCTGGGCTATGCGAGTCAAAGCGCCTTTACCGCGATGTTCCGCAAGATGACGGGCCGCACCCCGTCCGAGATCCGCGCCCGGCGCCGCGGCGCCTGA
- a CDS encoding transposase, with amino-acid sequence MAEREVWGFKIRTSPSGKRIWPSELKLEATRRLREDGMSPGDVAAELDAHECLVRKWWVADRRERGEKISIDGPAFAQISVEPAFAPAAPQTTAAGNGSAGSAHLYVGGICLQFPLSIDEADLQKLIRVAGQCQ; translated from the coding sequence ATGGCGGAACGTGAAGTCTGGGGGTTCAAGATCCGGACCTCCCCGTCGGGCAAAAGGATTTGGCCGAGCGAGCTCAAACTCGAGGCGACCAGGCGCCTTCGGGAAGATGGCATGTCACCTGGAGATGTTGCCGCCGAGCTGGATGCCCACGAATGCCTGGTGAGAAAGTGGTGGGTCGCTGATCGGCGGGAGCGAGGCGAAAAGATCTCCATCGATGGGCCAGCCTTCGCGCAGATATCAGTCGAACCGGCTTTCGCGCCGGCGGCGCCCCAAACGACCGCTGCAGGTAATGGCTCAGCCGGCTCCGCTCATCTGTATGTGGGCGGGATCTGCCTCCAGTTTCCTTTGTCCATCGACGAAGCAGACCTTCAAAAGCTGATCCGTGTTGCGGGGCAGTGTCAGTGA
- a CDS encoding ABC transporter substrate-binding protein, which translates to MTGLRTALALLAGLLPGLFASVPGSAEPGDRPFIIADATGNWGQPSPYLHMRRGPGYLLTSFLFDTLMWKDTNGELQPALARRIEPLDGGLTYRITLAEGAAWHDGRPVTAEDVAFTFGYVERFPLMFGALDAIAGAEPEGADRVLVRLRHPMPSFLPMVAGAMPILPRHVFEGIETPFEFTGPAALTGSGPYLLDRYDPAKGRYIFRSNPGYYGGPPAIDRIALVRMSPIAAIAGLKSGEVDLATSVPVTAAEDLRQAGLALARHSSGHPVRLRFNHRTPRFAGRAVRQAIAHGLDRRRMAETAYLGEAEIWSAGLLASLTEGGTERYPYDPVRARALLAGAGWQPPVAPLRLLAPQSLDPITRLVAAQLAEIGIETRIVLLDQASFEGRIAAGDFDLAMATSSMLGDPDRMRLTVMGTRSNQDGYDADPALTAALMAQSREANPARRAELLAEAAGLYADALPSYPLVAARTLAAGRPGRPPVYTPGGVAPGIPSILNKQAFTE; encoded by the coding sequence GTGACAGGATTGCGTACCGCTCTGGCGCTTTTGGCGGGGCTGCTGCCGGGGCTTTTCGCTTCCGTGCCCGGTTCGGCCGAGCCCGGGGACCGTCCCTTCATCATCGCCGACGCGACAGGCAACTGGGGCCAGCCCTCGCCCTATCTGCACATGCGGCGCGGCCCGGGCTATTTGCTGACCTCGTTCCTCTTCGACACGCTGATGTGGAAGGACACGAACGGGGAACTGCAACCCGCCCTTGCCCGGCGGATCGAGCCGCTCGACGGCGGTCTGACCTACCGCATCACCTTGGCAGAGGGCGCGGCATGGCATGACGGGCGGCCCGTCACCGCCGAGGATGTGGCCTTCACCTTCGGCTACGTGGAGCGTTTTCCGCTGATGTTCGGCGCCCTCGACGCCATCGCCGGAGCCGAGCCCGAGGGCGCGGACCGGGTTCTGGTGCGCCTGCGTCATCCGATGCCGAGCTTTCTGCCGATGGTCGCGGGGGCGATGCCGATCCTGCCGCGCCATGTCTTCGAGGGGATCGAGACCCCCTTCGAGTTCACCGGCCCCGCGGCGCTGACGGGCTCCGGCCCCTATCTGCTGGACCGCTACGACCCGGCCAAGGGGCGCTACATCTTCCGCTCCAATCCCGGTTATTACGGCGGGCCGCCCGCCATCGACCGCATCGCCCTGGTGCGCATGTCGCCCATCGCCGCCATCGCTGGGCTAAAATCGGGGGAGGTCGATCTGGCAACCTCGGTCCCAGTGACGGCGGCCGAAGACCTGCGGCAGGCGGGGCTCGCCCTGGCGCGTCACTCCAGTGGCCATCCCGTGCGCCTGCGCTTCAACCACCGGACGCCGCGTTTCGCTGGCAGGGCCGTGCGCCAGGCCATCGCCCATGGTCTCGACCGCCGGCGCATGGCCGAGACCGCCTATCTGGGCGAGGCCGAGATCTGGAGCGCGGGCCTGCTGGCCTCGCTGACCGAGGGCGGGACCGAGCGTTACCCCTACGACCCCGTCCGCGCCCGTGCGCTGCTGGCCGGTGCGGGCTGGCAGCCGCCCGTGGCGCCCCTGCGGCTTCTGGCGCCCCAGAGCCTCGATCCGATCACCCGGCTGGTGGCGGCGCAGCTGGCCGAGATCGGGATCGAGACGCGGATCGTGCTGCTGGATCAGGCCAGTTTCGAGGGCCGGATCGCCGCGGGCGATTTCGATCTGGCCATGGCGACCTCCAGCATGCTGGGCGATCCCGACCGGATGCGGCTGACGGTGATGGGCACAAGGTCGAACCAGGACGGATACGATGCCGATCCCGCGCTGACCGCCGCCCTGATGGCCCAGTCGCGCGAAGCCAACCCCGCGCGCCGCGCCGAACTTCTGGCCGAAGCCGCTGGGCTTTATGCCGACGCCCTGCCATCCTATCCGCTGGTGGCCGCGCGCACGCTGGCCGCGGGCCGGCCCGGCCGTCCGCCCGTCTATACTCCGGGCGGCGTGGCGCCCGGTATCCCCTCGATCTTGAACAAGCAGGCCTTCACCGAATGA
- a CDS encoding ABC transporter ATP-binding protein, whose protein sequence is MLTIENLSLYQGPHRVLANVRLSLRPGRPLALIGESGAGKSSLALALMRLFGGRAEGRILFEGEDVMGFDRARLGRYRGGEAALVRQSLGDALNPQMRVAAQVADAMEAQGTAPGTARERALRLLDGQGVGHLADRWPAGLSGGEIQRVLIAMALANGPRLLVFDEPTAALDPATRTHVLSAIAREAPDRMVLLVTHDLDAAEEIGADTAVLYGGRLIEHGPTPAVLRRPRHPYTRGLIRGRVAAHRGKDLQGIPGQYRPCERGCVFANRCVQALPFCHDGAHPELEEEGKHRVACLRCGIVPVLRVRGLSRSHGARPVLKGVDLTLYSGETLALHGASGSGKSTLARILAGLDRADAGEVAHDRTRPDQASAISLVPQHPRQSLPLHFTVAEALAEPLRFRPGLNREDIRTRVEAGLSEVQLPAAPPFTLRPCAELSGGELQRLAIARALIRDPAVLIADEATSALDLSVQAKIVRLLLNLQERRGLAMLFISHDHALCQRIADRMAHLQNGVLLD, encoded by the coding sequence ATGCTGACGATCGAGAATCTTTCCCTTTATCAAGGGCCCCACCGGGTTCTGGCGAATGTGCGGCTGAGCCTGCGGCCCGGCCGCCCGCTGGCGTTGATCGGGGAATCGGGCGCGGGCAAGTCGAGCCTCGCACTGGCACTCATGCGGTTGTTCGGCGGTCGCGCCGAGGGACGCATCCTCTTTGAGGGCGAAGACGTGATGGGCTTCGACCGGGCGCGGCTCGGCCGCTACCGGGGCGGCGAGGCGGCACTGGTCCGCCAGTCGCTTGGCGATGCGCTGAACCCGCAGATGCGCGTGGCGGCCCAGGTCGCCGACGCGATGGAGGCCCAGGGCACGGCCCCCGGCACCGCCCGGGAGCGGGCGCTTCGGCTGCTGGACGGCCAGGGCGTCGGACATCTGGCGGACCGCTGGCCTGCGGGCCTTTCGGGGGGCGAGATCCAGCGCGTGCTGATCGCCATGGCGCTGGCCAACGGCCCGCGCCTGCTTGTCTTCGACGAGCCGACCGCAGCGCTCGACCCCGCGACCCGGACCCATGTCCTGTCGGCCATCGCCCGCGAGGCGCCTGACCGCATGGTCCTGCTTGTCACCCACGATCTGGACGCGGCCGAGGAGATCGGCGCCGATACCGCCGTCCTTTATGGCGGGCGGCTTATAGAGCACGGCCCCACCCCGGCCGTCCTCCGCCGTCCCCGCCACCCCTATACGCGCGGGCTAATCCGGGGCCGGGTCGCGGCGCACCGGGGCAAGGACCTGCAGGGCATTCCCGGCCAGTACCGGCCCTGCGAGAGGGGCTGCGTCTTTGCCAATCGCTGCGTGCAGGCGCTGCCCTTCTGCCATGACGGCGCCCATCCCGAACTGGAGGAAGAGGGGAAGCATCGGGTGGCCTGCCTGCGCTGTGGCATCGTGCCGGTGCTGAGGGTGCGGGGCCTGTCGCGGTCCCACGGCGCGCGGCCGGTGCTGAAGGGCGTGGATCTGACGCTTTATTCGGGCGAAACGCTCGCGCTGCACGGGGCAAGCGGCAGCGGAAAGTCCACGCTGGCGCGCATCCTCGCGGGGCTCGACCGGGCCGATGCGGGCGAGGTCGCCCATGACCGCACGCGCCCCGATCAGGCCAGCGCGATATCGCTGGTGCCCCAGCACCCGCGCCAGTCTCTGCCGCTGCATTTCACGGTGGCCGAGGCCCTGGCGGAGCCCTTGCGCTTTCGTCCAGGGCTCAACCGCGAGGATATCCGGACCCGGGTCGAGGCGGGTCTTTCCGAGGTCCAGTTGCCCGCGGCCCCGCCTTTTACCCTGCGCCCCTGCGCCGAGCTTTCGGGGGGCGAATTGCAGCGCCTCGCCATCGCCCGCGCTCTGATCCGGGACCCGGCGGTGTTGATCGCGGACGAGGCGACCTCGGCGCTCGATCTCAGCGTGCAGGCCAAGATCGTGCGGCTGCTGCTGAACCTGCAGGAACGGCGGGGGTTGGCGATGCTCTTCATCTCGCACGACCATGCCCTGTGCCAGAGGATCGCCGACCGGATGGCCCATCTGCAAAACGGCGTCCTGCTCGATTGA
- the tnpB gene encoding IS66 family insertion sequence element accessory protein TnpB (TnpB, as the term is used for proteins encoded by IS66 family insertion elements, is considered an accessory protein, since TnpC, encoded by a neighboring gene, is a DDE family transposase.), whose product MIAPSSSYRIYLATQPVDFRKGMDGLVNYVMTNFELDPFSGAFFVFRSKGRDKIKVLMWDGTGLVLIYKRIEGAGFVWPKLSDGTMTLTKAQFEALFEGIDWRRVVSAAYHHPSIFNKSSVEVE is encoded by the coding sequence GTGATCGCGCCGTCCAGCAGCTATCGTATCTATCTGGCCACTCAACCTGTCGACTTCCGGAAGGGGATGGATGGCTTGGTCAATTACGTCATGACCAATTTCGAACTCGATCCCTTCTCCGGTGCATTCTTCGTCTTCCGCTCGAAGGGTCGTGACAAGATCAAGGTCCTGATGTGGGACGGCACCGGCCTCGTGCTGATCTACAAGCGTATCGAAGGCGCAGGCTTTGTATGGCCCAAACTTTCTGACGGAACGATGACCCTGACCAAGGCGCAGTTTGAAGCTCTCTTTGAAGGGATCGATTGGCGCCGCGTCGTTTCGGCCGCCTATCACCACCCCTCCATTTTCAACAAATCAAGTGTGGAGGTCGAGTGA
- a CDS encoding class I SAM-dependent methyltransferase has product MPSNDTTPAASACGAGRTREDWNRRYSETEQLFGIEPNIHLARELSDLPPGRALDLACGEGRNSFWLAERGWQVDGIDLSDVAVERARALAELRGLGGRMTFHAADLSEFAPEPGRWDLVIMMYLHLPWDRLRPILYRAAEALAPGGTFFLAGHDLANFEKGHGGPKSPAVLYTAEDVAAALDDQIEIGLARQVERVVRLPDGERTALDCILRGRRRPPAPVESLGGGLPRDPAGL; this is encoded by the coding sequence ATGCCTTCGAATGACACGACACCGGCCGCCTCCGCCTGCGGCGCCGGGAGGACGCGGGAAGACTGGAACCGGCGCTATTCCGAGACCGAGCAGCTTTTCGGCATCGAGCCCAATATCCACCTGGCGCGAGAGCTATCCGATCTGCCCCCGGGCCGCGCGCTGGATCTGGCCTGCGGCGAAGGGCGCAACAGCTTCTGGCTCGCGGAACGCGGTTGGCAGGTCGACGGGATCGATCTGTCGGACGTGGCTGTCGAGCGGGCGCGCGCGCTGGCGGAACTCCGGGGACTCGGCGGCCGCATGACCTTTCATGCCGCCGATCTGAGCGAATTCGCCCCCGAACCCGGGCGCTGGGATCTGGTCATCATGATGTATCTGCACCTGCCCTGGGACCGGCTGCGCCCGATCCTGTACCGCGCGGCTGAAGCGCTCGCCCCGGGCGGCACCTTCTTCCTGGCCGGGCACGATCTCGCGAATTTCGAGAAAGGCCATGGCGGCCCGAAATCGCCTGCGGTGCTTTACACGGCAGAGGACGTCGCGGCGGCTCTGGACGACCAGATCGAGATCGGCCTCGCCCGACAAGTCGAACGGGTGGTGCGCCTTCCGGACGGCGAAAGGACAGCGCTCGATTGCATCCTGCGCGGCCGGCGTCGGCCACCAGCGCCGGTCGAGAGCCTCGGCGGGGGGCTGCCACGCGATCCTGCCGGTCTGTGA